A genomic stretch from Myripristis murdjan chromosome 12, fMyrMur1.1, whole genome shotgun sequence includes:
- the drg1 gene encoding developmentally-regulated GTP-binding protein 1, protein MSLLAKIAEIENEMARTQKNKATAHHLGLLKARLAKLRRELITPKGGSGGGTGEGFDVAKTGDARIGFVGFPSVGKSTLLSNLAGVYSEVAAYEFTTLTTVPGVIRYKGAKIQLLDLPGIIEGAKDGKGRGRQVIAVARTCNLILIVLDVLKPLGHKKLIEHELEGFGIRLNKQPPNIGFKKKDKGGINFTATCAQSELDADTVKSILAEYKIHNADITLRSDATADDLIDVVEGNRVYIPCIYVLNKIDQISIEELDIIYKVPHCVPISAHHRWNFDDLLEKIWDYLKLVRIYTKPKGQLPDYTSPVVLPDGRTAVEDFCLKIHKNLIKEFKYALVWGSSVKHNPQKVGKDHILEDEDVIQLVKK, encoded by the exons ATGAGTTTACTCGCCAAAATAGCAGAGATTGAAAATGAG ATGGCCAGGACGCAGAAGAACAAGGCCACGGCTCACCACTTGGGCCTGCTCAAAGCACGCCTTGCCAAGCTGAGGAGAGAGCTCATCACACCAAAAGGAGGCAGTGGTGGAGGAACAGGGGAAG GTTTTGATGTAGCAAAAACTGGGGATGCTCGTATTGGGTTTGTCGGGTTTCCCTCAGTGGGCAAGTCTACCCTGCTGAGCAACCTTGCAGGAGTTTACTCTGAGGTAGCGGCCTATGAGTTCACCACTCTTACGACAGTACCTGGAGTGATCCGTTACAAAGGTGCCAAAATTCAG CTGCTGGATCTCCCAGGAATCATTGAAGGTGCCAAGGATGGAAaaggcagaggcagacaggtcATTGCAG tggCTCGGACCTGCAACCTAATCCTGATTGTGCTCGATGTCTTGAAGCCTCTTGGCCATAAGAAGCTAATAGAGCATGAGCTGGAGGGCTTTGGCATCCGACTGAATAAGCAGCCGCCTAACATCGGCTTCAAAAAGAAGGACAAAGGAGGCATCAACTTCACAGCCACA TGTGCACAAAGTGAGCTGGATGCTGACACGGTTAAGAGTATCCTGGCAGAGTACAAGATCCACAATGCTGACATCACTCTGCGCAGCGACGccactgctgatgacctcattgATGTCGTGGAAGGAAACCG GGTCTACATCCCGTGCATTTATGTGCTGAACAAGATCGACCAGATCTCCATTGAGGAGCTCGACATCATCTACAAGGTGCCACACTGCGTACCCATCTCAGCCCACCACCGCTGGAACTTCGATGACCTGCTGGAGAAGATCTGGGACTACCTGAAGCTTGTGCGCAT CTACACCAAACCCAAAGGCCAGCTCCCTGATTACACCTCGCCAGTTGTACTCCCCGACGGACGAACTGCTGTGGAAGATTTTTGCTTAAAGATTCACAAAAACCTCATAAAAGAATTCAAATA CGCGCTAGTGTGGGGCTCATCAGTGAAACACAATCCTCAAAAGGTGGGCAAAGACCACATCTTGGAGGATGAAGATGTTATCCAGCtggtgaaaaagtaa